The proteins below are encoded in one region of Amycolatopsis magusensis:
- a CDS encoding sigma-70 family RNA polymerase sigma factor: MVQTAITRLYTHWHRAARADNLDGYARRTLVNAFLAEQRTSWRRLVDLRGTDREQPVPDTDREAALDLRAALDRLPPRQRATVVLRYYADLPVAEVARILGCSDGTVKSQTARAVDALRLLLPAEPIATPEG, encoded by the coding sequence CTGGTCCAGACCGCGATCACCCGGCTGTACACGCACTGGCACCGCGCGGCCAGGGCCGACAACCTGGACGGCTACGCGCGCCGGACGCTGGTCAACGCCTTCCTGGCCGAGCAGCGGACGTCGTGGCGACGGCTGGTCGACCTGCGGGGCACCGACCGCGAACAGCCCGTGCCGGACACGGACCGGGAGGCCGCGCTGGACCTGCGGGCCGCGCTGGACCGGCTGCCACCGCGTCAGCGGGCGACCGTGGTGCTGCGGTACTACGCCGATCTGCCGGTGGCGGAGGTGGCCAGGATCCTGGGCTGTTCCGACGGGACGGTCAAGAGCCAGACCGCGAGAGCCGTCGACGCGTTGCGCCTGCTGCTGCCCGCCGAGCCGATCGCCACCCCGGAGGGATGA
- a CDS encoding sensor histidine kinase encodes MRRAGTAARRGVLVTEIAALVAATAADFVLALRFPGPDSGWTGALAGILAPAGSAMAVLGVLRRRFPRHVGVLGGTVAALSAISTVVAVLAGPGGAQPMLTETVAAGVLTAAACRRLAPMHAVALTLALGVVMIAAPLLRYGFDTTEALLAVAAAAYWGGCLGVGLILRDADGRQRAVLDRVRAHERLQLARELHDLVSHHVSGIVVRVQAARAITEAGPGGQDHAEVYREIEEAGGEALTAARRLVGMLRDTEHVPPPPGTGLGDAVRAAAGSVRVDIAEELDQLEIPPQLAATVHRVVLEALTNVRRHAPDATEVSVSARTEADELVLEVRNNGVPASPGPSPGGFGIIGMTERITMLGGSLTAGAEPDRRWLVTARLPLGAEELPFSSLSLGI; translated from the coding sequence ATGCGCAGAGCGGGAACCGCGGCCCGGCGGGGTGTGCTCGTCACCGAGATCGCCGCGCTGGTCGCGGCCACGGCCGCCGATTTCGTGCTGGCGCTGCGGTTCCCCGGTCCCGACAGCGGCTGGACCGGGGCGCTGGCCGGAATCCTGGCGCCGGCGGGTTCGGCGATGGCGGTGCTGGGCGTGCTGCGGCGGCGGTTCCCCCGCCACGTCGGGGTGCTCGGCGGCACCGTCGCCGCGCTCTCGGCGATCAGCACGGTCGTCGCGGTGCTCGCCGGGCCGGGCGGCGCCCAGCCGATGCTCACCGAGACCGTGGCCGCCGGGGTGCTCACCGCCGCCGCCTGCCGCCGGCTCGCCCCGATGCACGCGGTCGCGCTGACGCTCGCGCTGGGCGTGGTGATGATCGCCGCTCCCCTGCTGCGCTACGGCTTCGACACCACCGAAGCGCTGCTCGCGGTGGCGGCCGCGGCCTACTGGGGCGGGTGCCTCGGCGTCGGGCTGATCCTGCGCGACGCCGACGGCCGCCAGCGCGCGGTGCTGGACCGGGTCCGCGCCCACGAACGCCTCCAGCTGGCCAGGGAACTGCACGACCTGGTGTCGCACCACGTCAGCGGGATCGTGGTGCGGGTGCAGGCCGCTCGCGCGATCACCGAAGCCGGCCCCGGCGGGCAGGACCACGCCGAGGTGTACCGGGAGATCGAGGAGGCGGGCGGTGAAGCGCTGACCGCGGCGCGGCGCCTCGTCGGCATGTTGCGCGATACCGAACACGTCCCGCCGCCCCCGGGCACGGGCCTCGGTGACGCCGTGCGCGCCGCCGCCGGGAGCGTCCGCGTGGACATCGCCGAAGAACTGGACCAGCTCGAAATCCCGCCACAGCTGGCGGCGACCGTGCACCGCGTGGTGCTCGAAGCGCTGACCAACGTCCGCAGGCACGCCCCGGACGCCACCGAAGTTTCCGTGTCCGCGCGCACCGAAGCCGACGAGCTCGTGCTCGAAGTGCGCAACAACGGCGTGCCCGCCTCGCCCGGCCCTTCTCCCGGCGGCTTCGGCATCATCGGCATGACCGAGCGGATCACCATGCTCGGGGGCAGCCTGACCGCCGGAGCGGAACCGGACCGGCGCTGGCTCGTCACCGCGCGCCTGCCCCTCGGCGCCGAGGAACTGCCGTTCAGCTCGCTCTCCTTGGGGATCTGA
- a CDS encoding response regulator, translating into MTIRVLVADDQTLVRTGFRLVLDAAPDIEVIAEAADGEAAVRLARRLRPDVTLMDIRMPKVDGLRATGQLAGPGVADPLRVVVVTTYDADENVYAALLGGACGFLLKDAGPRLLVEAVRSAANGEAMVSPAVTVRLLARFTETVRRRAQPVPTPLTARESDVVLAVARGRTNAEIADDLGISLSTVKTHLASAQGKLEVRNRTEVAIWAWQRGLLR; encoded by the coding sequence ATGACCATCCGGGTACTCGTCGCCGACGACCAGACACTGGTGCGCACCGGTTTCCGGCTGGTGCTGGACGCCGCGCCGGACATCGAGGTGATCGCCGAAGCCGCCGACGGCGAGGCCGCGGTCCGCCTGGCGCGGCGCCTGCGGCCCGACGTCACGCTGATGGACATCCGGATGCCCAAAGTGGACGGACTGCGGGCCACCGGGCAACTGGCGGGTCCCGGGGTGGCGGACCCGCTGCGAGTGGTCGTGGTGACCACCTACGACGCCGACGAGAACGTCTACGCCGCCCTGCTCGGCGGTGCCTGCGGGTTCCTGCTCAAGGACGCCGGTCCCCGGTTGCTGGTGGAGGCGGTGCGCTCGGCGGCCAACGGCGAGGCGATGGTCTCCCCGGCGGTGACCGTGCGCCTGCTGGCCCGGTTCACCGAAACCGTGCGGCGCCGGGCCCAGCCGGTACCGACCCCGCTGACCGCCCGCGAATCCGACGTGGTGCTCGCGGTCGCCCGCGGCCGGACCAACGCCGAGATCGCCGACGACCTCGGCATTTCGCTGTCCACGGTGAAAACGCACCTGGCGAGCGCGCAGGGCAAGCTCGAAGTCCGCAATCGCACCGAAGTCGCCATCTGGGCGTGGCAGCGCGGCCTGCTCCGCTGA